In one Pseudomonas sp. R84 genomic region, the following are encoded:
- the lipB gene encoding lipoyl(octanoyl) transferase LipB has translation MPGTLGFRELGQMAYEPVWHAMQRFTNERGSDAADEIWLVEHPPVFTQGQAGKAEHLLLPGDIPVVQVDRGGQVTYHGPGQLVAYLLLDVRKRGFGVRDLVSRMELCLIELLASYGVTAAAKPDAPGVYVDGAKIASLGLRIRHGCSFHGLALNVDMNLEPFRRINPCGYAGLAMTQLSDHAGSIEFAEVSARLRAQLVKHLDYAEQTTLTGGID, from the coding sequence ATGCCGGGCACGCTGGGCTTTCGTGAGCTCGGCCAGATGGCCTACGAGCCGGTCTGGCATGCCATGCAGCGCTTCACCAACGAACGCGGCAGCGATGCCGCCGACGAAATCTGGCTCGTCGAGCACCCACCGGTGTTCACTCAGGGCCAGGCCGGCAAGGCCGAACACCTGTTGCTGCCGGGCGATATCCCGGTGGTGCAGGTCGATCGCGGCGGGCAGGTGACTTATCATGGTCCCGGCCAGTTGGTGGCCTATCTGCTGCTGGATGTGCGCAAGCGGGGTTTCGGCGTGCGTGATCTGGTCAGCCGCATGGAGCTTTGCCTGATTGAACTGCTGGCCAGCTACGGCGTAACCGCTGCAGCCAAGCCAGATGCTCCCGGCGTCTATGTCGATGGAGCGAAAATCGCTTCTCTGGGTTTGCGGATTCGCCACGGTTGTTCCTTTCATGGCCTGGCCCTGAACGTGGATATGAACCTGGAACCGTTTCGACGGATTAATCCCTGCGGCTATGCCGGGCTGGCGATGACCCAGCTGAGCGATCACGCAGGATCGATTGAATTTGCCGAGGTAAGTGCCCGGCTGCGCGCGCAGCTCGTCAAACACCTCGACTATGCTGAGCAGACGACCCTGACGGGCGGAATCGACTGA
- the lipA gene encoding lipoyl synthase, which translates to MIPTLDVTERPAPRPKVEAGVKLRGAEKVARIPVKIIPTTELPKKPDWIRVRIPVSPEVDRIKSLLRKHKLHSVCEEASCPNLGECFSGGTATFMIMGDICTRRCPFCDVGHGRPKPLDVNEPESLAIAIADLKLKYVVITSVDRDDLRDGGAQHFADCIREIRKLSPNVQLETLVPDYRGRMDVALEITAAEPPDVFNHNLETVPRLYKAARPGSDYQWSLTLLQRFKQMMPHIPTKSGLMLGLGETDEEVIEVMKRMREHDIDMLTLGQYLQPSRSHLPVQRFVHPDTFAWFAEEGYKMGFKNVASGPLVRSSYHADEQAKLVKAELLGS; encoded by the coding sequence ATGATCCCGACGCTCGACGTGACCGAGCGCCCGGCCCCGCGTCCCAAGGTAGAAGCCGGCGTCAAGCTGCGCGGCGCCGAGAAGGTTGCACGCATCCCGGTAAAGATCATTCCGACCACCGAGCTGCCGAAAAAGCCTGACTGGATTCGCGTCCGCATCCCGGTTTCGCCGGAAGTCGACCGGATCAAGAGCCTGCTGCGCAAGCACAAGCTGCACAGCGTTTGCGAAGAAGCGTCCTGCCCGAACCTCGGCGAGTGCTTCTCCGGCGGCACCGCGACCTTCATGATCATGGGTGACATCTGCACCCGTCGCTGCCCGTTCTGCGACGTTGGCCACGGTCGTCCGAAGCCACTGGACGTCAACGAGCCGGAAAGCCTGGCCATCGCCATTGCCGACCTCAAGCTCAAGTACGTGGTGATCACTTCGGTTGACCGCGACGACCTGCGTGACGGCGGTGCCCAGCACTTTGCCGATTGCATCCGCGAAATCCGCAAACTGTCGCCGAACGTGCAGCTGGAAACTCTGGTTCCGGACTACCGTGGTCGCATGGATGTTGCCCTGGAAATCACCGCAGCCGAGCCGCCGGATGTGTTCAACCACAACCTGGAAACCGTGCCGCGCCTGTACAAGGCTGCGCGTCCGGGTTCGGATTACCAGTGGTCGCTGACCCTGCTGCAGCGCTTCAAGCAGATGATGCCGCACATTCCGACCAAATCCGGCCTGATGCTGGGGCTGGGCGAGACCGACGAGGAAGTCATCGAAGTCATGAAGCGCATGCGCGAACACGACATCGACATGCTGACCCTCGGTCAGTACCTACAGCCTTCGCGCAGCCACTTGCCGGTGCAGCGATTCGTGCACCCGGACACTTTCGCCTGGTTCGCCGAGGAAGGTTACAAGATGGGCTTCAAGAACGTTGCGTCGGGCCCGTTGGTGCGTTCTTCGTACCACGCCGACGAGCAGGCCAAGCTGGTCAAGGCTGAGCTGCTGGGTTCCTGA
- the arfA gene encoding alternative ribosome rescue factor ArfA codes for MSKKPSKHGPNKAKSIVAQPLFRSRQERPTKGKGSYRREAFQSDSWEASYFLAA; via the coding sequence ATGAGCAAAAAGCCATCGAAACATGGCCCCAACAAGGCCAAATCCATCGTCGCCCAACCCCTGTTCCGCAGTCGTCAGGAACGACCAACCAAGGGTAAAGGCAGCTACCGCCGCGAAGCCTTCCAGTCTGACAGCTGGGAGGCTTCTTACTTTCTGGCCGCTTAA
- the lptE gene encoding LPS assembly lipoprotein LptE, with translation MIKRNLLVMGLAVLLSACGFQLRGTGTNELSIKELDLSARNAYGETVTQLRQVLESSGVKVYSGAPYKLFLADEQESQRILSYAGAGRTGEYQVNTVLNYEIRGDKNLQLLSDKLEVQKVFIHDGNNLVGSDQEANDARRETRRELVQRMMLRLQQLTPGQLQQLQQAANDRAKAEADALQAAQKAEAETPRQSPLEIPQQ, from the coding sequence ATGATCAAACGCAATCTGCTGGTGATGGGCCTCGCCGTTCTGTTGAGCGCCTGCGGTTTCCAGCTGCGCGGCACCGGCACCAACGAGCTGTCAATCAAGGAACTTGATCTGAGCGCCCGCAACGCCTACGGCGAAACGGTCACGCAACTGCGTCAGGTGCTGGAGTCGAGCGGCGTCAAGGTTTACAGCGGCGCACCGTACAAGCTGTTCCTGGCTGACGAGCAGGAAAGCCAGCGCATCCTCAGCTACGCCGGTGCTGGCCGTACGGGTGAATATCAAGTCAATACGGTCCTGAACTACGAGATCCGTGGCGACAAAAACCTGCAACTGCTGAGCGACAAGCTGGAAGTGCAGAAAGTGTTCATTCACGACGGTAACAACCTCGTGGGCTCCGATCAGGAAGCCAATGACGCCCGCCGCGAAACCCGCCGCGAACTGGTTCAGCGCATGATGCTGCGTCTGCAGCAACTGACGCCGGGCCAACTGCAACAACTGCAGCAAGCGGCCAATGATCGCGCCAAGGCAGAAGCCGATGCACTGCAAGCGGCGCAAAAGGCTGAAGCGGAAACCCCGCGTCAGTCGCCGCTTGAAATTCCGCAGCAGTAA
- a CDS encoding DUF493 domain-containing protein gives MTDTEVKAPKIEFPVTDYPVKVISDTGVGNKDKIIDIVKKHATINDERIDERQSTNGKYTTIQLHIVATDQDQLYNINSELRATGFVHMVL, from the coding sequence ATGACCGATACCGAAGTAAAGGCGCCAAAGATCGAATTCCCTGTCACGGATTATCCCGTTAAGGTGATCAGCGATACCGGTGTGGGCAACAAAGACAAGATCATCGACATCGTCAAAAAACATGCGACCATCAATGATGAGCGCATCGACGAGCGTCAAAGTACCAACGGCAAGTACACCACCATTCAGTTGCACATCGTCGCGACCGACCAGGATCAGCTGTACAACATCAACAGCGAACTGCGGGCGACCGGCTTCGTGCATATGGTGTTGTGA
- the holA gene encoding DNA polymerase III subunit delta codes for MKLAPAQLGKHLQGALGPVYIISGDDPLLCQEAADAIRSAARQQGFDERQVFSADANFDWGTLLQAGASMSLFAEKRLLELRLPSGKPGDKGAAAFIEYCSRPAEDTVLLISLPKMDGSAQKTKWGKALVEGQQTQFIQIWPVDANQLPSWIRQRLSQAGLSASQDAVELIAARVEGNLLAAAQEIEKLKLMAEGGQITVETVQAAVADSARFDVFGLTDAVLNGEPAHALRMLEGLRGEGVEPPVILWALARELRLLANISLQYSQGTPLDKCFSQAKPPVWDKRKPLMSKALQRYSAQRWAQLLLEAQRIDAQIKGQAAGSPWMSLSRLALLMSGQRLTLPAE; via the coding sequence ATGAAGCTCGCTCCCGCTCAACTCGGTAAACACCTGCAAGGTGCTCTCGGCCCCGTCTACATCATCAGCGGCGATGATCCGCTGTTGTGTCAGGAAGCCGCCGACGCCATCCGCAGTGCTGCGCGCCAGCAAGGTTTCGACGAACGCCAGGTCTTCTCTGCCGACGCCAATTTCGATTGGGGCACGCTGTTGCAGGCCGGCGCCAGCATGTCGTTGTTCGCCGAAAAGCGCCTGCTGGAACTGCGCCTGCCCTCGGGCAAACCCGGTGACAAAGGTGCTGCTGCATTCATCGAATACTGCTCGCGTCCCGCTGAAGACACGGTGCTGCTGATCAGCCTGCCCAAGATGGATGGCAGCGCGCAGAAGACCAAGTGGGGCAAGGCGTTGGTCGAAGGCCAGCAAACCCAGTTCATCCAGATCTGGCCGGTAGACGCCAATCAACTGCCGAGCTGGATTCGTCAGCGTCTGTCGCAGGCCGGTTTGTCGGCCAGCCAGGACGCGGTCGAATTGATTGCTGCACGTGTCGAGGGCAACTTGCTCGCCGCTGCGCAGGAAATCGAAAAGCTCAAGCTGATGGCTGAAGGTGGGCAAATCACCGTTGAAACCGTGCAGGCTGCCGTAGCCGACAGTGCGCGATTCGACGTGTTTGGCTTGACTGATGCCGTGCTCAATGGCGAGCCCGCTCACGCATTGCGCATGCTGGAAGGCTTGCGCGGTGAAGGTGTCGAACCGCCGGTGATTCTCTGGGCGCTGGCACGGGAGTTGCGCCTGCTGGCCAACATCTCGTTGCAATACAGCCAGGGCACCCCGCTGGACAAGTGCTTCAGTCAGGCGAAACCGCCGGTCTGGGACAAGCGCAAACCACTGATGAGCAAAGCCCTGCAGCGCTATTCGGCGCAACGCTGGGCGCAATTGTTGCTCGAAGCGCAGCGTATTGATGCGCAGATCAAAGGCCAGGCTGCCGGTTCGCCGTGGATGAGCCTGAGTCGCTTGGCATTGTTGATGTCCGGCCAGCGTCTGACACTCCCCGCCGAATAA
- a CDS encoding LD-carboxypeptidase — protein sequence MTVRPTHTLCPHRAVPALPSEGLIGVIAPAGPGTLDTDKALQWMRARGYGLKVFPGVYEKDGYLAGSDDVRLRDLHAAFADPEVDAIICLRGGYGTPRLLDRIDYDLLSRNAKPFVGYSDITALHLAISRYAGFVTFHGPLLNADLLGDKEPPTVTSFFAMLRGQLKAGSVLSHPVAYPLTTVEPGIAHGRLLGGNLAMIASTLGTPYEIDVEGVILLIEDINEPLYRIDRLLTQMRLAGKLAKLRGVLVGDVAGVDIEALNRLLKQTFEPLRIPVLSGWRSGHCDPNLTLPMGALVRLDAGKQELMLEQDVVTR from the coding sequence ATGACCGTTCGACCGACCCACACACTTTGTCCGCACAGAGCCGTGCCCGCACTGCCTTCAGAGGGACTGATCGGCGTTATTGCACCTGCCGGTCCCGGTACTCTGGACACCGACAAGGCGCTGCAATGGATGCGCGCCCGTGGCTATGGGCTGAAGGTGTTTCCCGGTGTCTATGAAAAGGACGGCTATCTGGCCGGCAGTGACGATGTGCGCCTGCGTGACCTGCACGCGGCGTTCGCTGATCCCGAGGTCGATGCGATCATTTGCCTGCGCGGTGGCTACGGCACGCCGCGATTGCTCGACCGCATCGACTACGACCTGCTGAGCCGCAACGCCAAGCCCTTCGTCGGCTACAGCGATATCACTGCGCTGCATCTGGCCATCAGTCGTTATGCCGGATTTGTGACCTTTCACGGGCCACTGCTCAACGCCGATCTGTTGGGCGACAAAGAGCCGCCGACGGTGACTTCGTTCTTCGCCATGCTGCGCGGGCAATTGAAGGCGGGGAGTGTGCTGAGCCATCCGGTGGCTTATCCGTTGACTACCGTCGAACCTGGCATCGCGCACGGACGCTTGCTCGGCGGTAATCTGGCGATGATCGCTTCGACGTTGGGTACGCCTTACGAAATCGATGTCGAGGGGGTGATTCTGCTGATCGAAGACATCAACGAGCCGCTGTATCGCATCGACCGCCTGCTGACCCAGATGCGTCTGGCCGGCAAGTTGGCGAAGTTGCGTGGCGTGTTGGTCGGGGATGTTGCGGGAGTGGATATTGAAGCGCTGAACCGCTTGCTCAAGCAGACCTTCGAGCCGTTGCGGATTCCGGTGTTGTCAGGGTGGCGCAGCGGCCATTGCGATCCGAACCTGACGCTGCCGATGGGTGCGTTGGTGCGGCTGGATGCGGGGAAGCAGGAATTGATGCTTGAGCAGGATGTAGTGACCCGATAA
- a CDS encoding lytic murein transglycosylase has product MPLSLSRRWPVRQLIAASSFILLVACAEKPTAADAQPLQAAPVATAPAIIPPVVPSADPLDLQPTQTFAEWQAGFRKDALAAGIRADLFDRAFANVSFDASVIRADRSQPEFSRPVWEYLDGALSPLRVRKGQALISQYADILQSIEQRYGVDRQALVSVWGMESNFGQFQGSKSVINSLATLAYEGRRPGFAHAQLIAALQILQQGDITPEKMLGSWAGAMGQTQFIPTTYNTHAVDFDGDGRRDIWGSPADALASTAHYLQSSGWQRGQPWGFEVQLPSSFNYTLADGAIRKSVAEWRLLGVTLPNGGQVPAGSEQLSAALLLPAGYRGPAFLILDNFRAILKYNNSSSYALAVSLLSERFSGGGLINGSWPKDDLPLSRTERMELQTLLSARNYDAGTADGIIGANTRKAIRSAQQSFGWPADGYPTHKLLESLRGQ; this is encoded by the coding sequence ATGCCCCTAAGTCTTTCCCGTCGTTGGCCTGTTCGCCAATTGATCGCTGCCTCCAGCTTCATTTTGCTTGTCGCCTGTGCGGAAAAACCCACCGCCGCCGATGCGCAACCCCTTCAAGCCGCGCCTGTCGCCACGGCCCCAGCGATCATCCCGCCGGTAGTGCCGTCCGCCGACCCACTTGATCTTCAGCCGACCCAGACTTTTGCCGAATGGCAGGCAGGCTTTCGCAAAGATGCACTGGCCGCCGGGATTCGCGCCGACCTGTTCGATCGCGCCTTTGCCAATGTCAGCTTCGACGCCAGTGTGATTCGTGCCGACCGCAGTCAGCCGGAATTCTCCCGCCCGGTGTGGGAATACCTCGACGGCGCGCTGTCGCCTCTGCGCGTGCGCAAGGGCCAGGCACTGATCAGCCAGTACGCCGATATTCTGCAAAGCATCGAACAGCGTTATGGCGTTGACCGCCAGGCGCTGGTCTCGGTGTGGGGCATGGAAAGCAACTTCGGCCAGTTCCAGGGCAGCAAGTCGGTGATCAACTCGCTGGCCACCCTCGCCTACGAGGGCCGCCGTCCGGGCTTTGCCCACGCTCAATTGATCGCCGCCCTGCAGATCCTGCAACAGGGCGATATCACGCCGGAGAAGATGCTCGGCTCGTGGGCTGGCGCGATGGGTCAGACCCAGTTCATTCCGACCACCTACAATACCCATGCCGTGGACTTTGACGGCGATGGCCGCCGCGATATCTGGGGCAGCCCTGCCGATGCGCTGGCATCAACTGCGCATTACCTGCAAAGTTCCGGCTGGCAGCGTGGCCAGCCATGGGGTTTTGAGGTGCAATTGCCGAGCAGTTTCAATTACACGCTGGCTGATGGCGCGATTCGCAAGAGCGTCGCCGAATGGCGTCTGTTGGGCGTGACTCTGCCGAATGGCGGTCAGGTGCCAGCAGGCTCTGAACAGCTGTCTGCCGCCCTGCTACTGCCGGCTGGTTATCGTGGGCCGGCGTTCCTGATCCTCGACAACTTCCGCGCGATCCTCAAGTACAACAACTCGTCGTCGTACGCGCTGGCAGTGAGCCTGTTGTCCGAGCGTTTCAGCGGTGGCGGCTTGATCAACGGCAGTTGGCCGAAAGATGACCTGCCGCTGAGCCGCACCGAGCGTATGGAATTGCAGACCTTGCTGAGCGCACGCAATTACGATGCCGGCACAGCGGACGGGATCATTGGTGCCAATACGCGTAAAGCGATTCGCAGTGCCCAGCAATCGTTTGGCTGGCCGGCGGACGGGTATCCGACGCACAAGTTGCTGGAAAGCCTGCGAGGACAATAA